Proteins encoded together in one Deltaproteobacteria bacterium window:
- a CDS encoding twin-arginine translocation signal domain-containing protein, with amino-acid sequence MKARPTRRDFLSQLGVTAVAAVGGSAAGLGMASMAHAQEKAKGTIPDKPFKIGHMTFFTGAGAVLGEPMYKGNLLAADEINAQGGLLGKRKIEILKADEAAGTDANTKEMRRLKLSEKIDMFMGITSSGNTPALGPVAEELKLLTIFVDGCTDFLFDKAVPNPRYIFRITNIQSADGSTCALGVAMTWPDVKKVAHIHPDYSYGRNCFDHFSIVTKKLLPHAQNVSEAWPKLFSTDFTPHITKTLGAKPDLLVTSLWGGDYVAFYKQALQHGLYSKMKVATTLALGSAPQSIGKDHPEGVLSGVHANYHFSYPAGNRWPLNKTFVEKYHAKFNEYPNFQAEGAYTATYALKTALEKANKLMGGWPDDDAIIGQLEGMMIPGPGGYVYIRPDNHQGYKDAITGFSKNTPDYPFPILDPARIITIPIRNITAPPGWPKGEPTSTYTWIDQTWPTVKTA; translated from the coding sequence ATGAAGGCGCGACCCACACGGCGGGATTTTCTCTCTCAACTCGGAGTCACCGCGGTAGCAGCGGTCGGAGGCTCGGCCGCCGGTCTGGGGATGGCGTCGATGGCCCACGCCCAGGAGAAGGCGAAGGGCACCATCCCCGACAAGCCGTTCAAGATCGGCCACATGACGTTCTTCACCGGCGCCGGAGCGGTGCTCGGCGAGCCCATGTACAAGGGCAACCTGCTCGCGGCCGACGAGATCAACGCGCAGGGAGGCCTGCTCGGGAAGAGGAAGATCGAGATCCTCAAGGCCGACGAGGCGGCCGGAACCGACGCGAACACCAAGGAGATGCGCCGGCTCAAGCTCTCCGAGAAGATCGACATGTTCATGGGGATCACCTCGAGCGGCAACACGCCCGCCCTCGGCCCCGTGGCGGAAGAGCTGAAGCTGCTCACCATCTTCGTCGATGGTTGCACCGACTTCCTCTTCGACAAGGCCGTCCCCAACCCGCGCTACATCTTCCGCATCACCAACATCCAGTCGGCGGACGGATCGACCTGCGCCCTGGGCGTCGCCATGACCTGGCCCGACGTGAAGAAGGTCGCGCACATCCATCCCGACTATTCATACGGGCGCAACTGCTTCGACCACTTCAGCATCGTCACCAAGAAGCTGCTTCCCCACGCGCAGAACGTCTCGGAAGCGTGGCCGAAGCTCTTCTCCACCGACTTCACCCCGCACATCACCAAGACGCTGGGGGCCAAGCCGGACCTGCTCGTCACCTCGCTCTGGGGCGGCGACTACGTCGCCTTCTACAAGCAGGCGCTGCAGCACGGGCTCTACAGCAAGATGAAGGTCGCCACGACGCTGGCGCTGGGGTCGGCGCCGCAGTCCATCGGAAAGGACCATCCGGAGGGCGTGCTCAGCGGCGTGCACGCGAACTACCACTTCAGCTATCCGGCCGGGAACCGGTGGCCGCTCAACAAGACCTTCGTCGAGAAGTACCACGCCAAGTTCAACGAGTACCCGAACTTCCAGGCGGAGGGCGCCTACACCGCGACCTACGCGCTGAAGACGGCCTTGGAGAAGGCGAACAAGCTGATGGGCGGATGGCCCGATGACGACGCGATCATCGGCCAGCTCGAGGGAATGATGATTCCCGGGCCGGGCGGCTACGTCTACATCCGCCCCGACAACCACCAGGGCTACAAGGACGCGATCACCGGCTTCAGCAAGAACACCCCGGACTATCCGTTCCCGATCCTCGACCCGGCCCGCATCATCACCATCCCGATCCGCAACATCACTGCGCCTCCGGGATGGCCGAAGGGCGAGCCGACGTCGACCTATACCTGGATCGACCAGACCTGGCCGACGGTGAAGACAGCCTGA